The proteins below are encoded in one region of Hordeum vulgare subsp. vulgare chromosome 3H, MorexV3_pseudomolecules_assembly, whole genome shotgun sequence:
- the LOC123440758 gene encoding uncharacterized protein LOC123440758 isoform X2 yields MSHNVNEEKKNRKKRACLRKTEDTRLKKIKVTSSSIELYNKYITARCLTPPKKTDKRPPFIDYGGYHISYEHFRDALKPRGWVDTHTMELYIRQFNLQQTMEACSSALPTKYAFSQSLTAKLSVPEEKFVATNCLREFNNAYQDGSLKSKDMVHFSRH; encoded by the exons ATGAGCCATAATGTCAATGAG gagaagaagaataggaagaagagagCTTGTCTTCGGAAAACTGAGGACACAAGGCTGAAGAAAATCAAGGTTACAAGCTCTTCGATAGAACTGTACAACAAGTACATCACCGCCAGATGTTTAACGCCTCCCAAAAAAACTGATAAAAG GCCACCTTTCATCGATTACGGTGGGTACCATATATCATATGAACACTTCCGTGACGCACTCAAGCCACGCGGATGGGTTGACACCCATACAATGGAGCTCTACATTCGCCAGTTCAACCTTCAACAAACAATGGAAGCATGCAGCTCTGCCCTTCCTACCAAATACGCCTTCTCACAGTCCTTGACG GCAAAACTAAGCGTGCCCGAGGAAAAATTCGTTGCAACCAACTGCCTTCGTGAATTCAACAATGCCTACCAAGATGGCTCGCTCAAGTCAAAGGATATGGTACACTTCTCACGCCATTAA
- the LOC123440758 gene encoding uncharacterized protein LOC123440758 isoform X1, with amino-acid sequence MSHNVNEGGQPSTGDVLHTIGTQTQEKKNRKKRACLRKTEDTRLKKIKVTSSSIELYNKYITARCLTPPKKTDKRPPFIDYGGYHISYEHFRDALKPRGWVDTHTMELYIRQFNLQQTMEACSSALPTKYAFSQSLTAKLSVPEEKFVATNCLREFNNAYQDGSLKSKDMVHFSRH; translated from the exons ATGAGCCATAATGTCAATGAG GGGGGTCAACCCTCCACCGGAGATGTCCTTCACACCATTGGCACACAAActcaggagaagaagaataggaagaagagagCTTGTCTTCGGAAAACTGAGGACACAAGGCTGAAGAAAATCAAGGTTACAAGCTCTTCGATAGAACTGTACAACAAGTACATCACCGCCAGATGTTTAACGCCTCCCAAAAAAACTGATAAAAG GCCACCTTTCATCGATTACGGTGGGTACCATATATCATATGAACACTTCCGTGACGCACTCAAGCCACGCGGATGGGTTGACACCCATACAATGGAGCTCTACATTCGCCAGTTCAACCTTCAACAAACAATGGAAGCATGCAGCTCTGCCCTTCCTACCAAATACGCCTTCTCACAGTCCTTGACG GCAAAACTAAGCGTGCCCGAGGAAAAATTCGTTGCAACCAACTGCCTTCGTGAATTCAACAATGCCTACCAAGATGGCTCGCTCAAGTCAAAGGATATGGTACACTTCTCACGCCATTAA